From a single Methanofollis sp. W23 genomic region:
- a CDS encoding DUF169 domain-containing protein, with product MDDIRTTIDYEKVSESLKETLGLSGSPVAVKFVRTEEEIPEGVAALDETTRHCQMVSMARKEGKIFYAPVDKHSCSGGAWALGLKGLTPSLKSGEFYFKLGKFDTWAACKRTIDSIPHLESGTTYATMYAPLEKTPFTPTVVLIVAEARIMLKLAQAVLYKLGGRIEANFSGIQSVCADTAAQTYLNGKVNFSLGCDGSRKFSGIEDGEMVMGIPVELLPEIAEAIPVVTGAPGSVKK from the coding sequence ATGGATGACATAAGAACCACAATCGATTATGAAAAAGTCTCTGAGAGCCTGAAAGAAACCCTTGGTCTCTCTGGGTCTCCGGTCGCCGTAAAGTTCGTACGAACAGAGGAAGAGATCCCTGAGGGCGTCGCGGCGCTCGACGAGACCACCCGTCACTGCCAGATGGTCAGCATGGCCAGGAAGGAAGGGAAGATCTTCTATGCACCTGTCGACAAGCACTCGTGCTCTGGCGGTGCATGGGCCCTCGGTCTCAAGGGACTCACCCCGAGCCTGAAGAGCGGCGAGTTCTATTTCAAACTCGGGAAGTTCGACACCTGGGCGGCGTGCAAGCGGACCATCGACAGCATCCCGCACCTGGAGTCGGGGACGACCTATGCCACGATGTATGCCCCACTTGAGAAGACGCCTTTCACCCCGACAGTCGTTCTCATCGTGGCCGAGGCCAGGATAATGCTCAAACTTGCCCAGGCCGTGCTGTACAAACTCGGCGGCAGGATCGAGGCAAACTTCTCCGGCATCCAGTCGGTCTGCGCCGACACCGCCGCTCAGACCTACCTCAACGGCAAGGTGAACTTCTCCCTTGGGTGCGACGGGTCCAGGAAGTTCTCAGGGATCGAGGACGGCGAGATGGTCATGGGCATCCCGGTCGAACTCCTGCCCGAGATCGCCGAGGCCATCCCGGTCGTCACCGGCGCACCTGGCTCGGTCAAGAAGTAA
- a CDS encoding hydrogenase maturation protease, whose translation MKVRIITCGNPYMGNDGVGHAVMEALSADHPELDIIDGGLGGFGLIPLMEGYDRIVIVDATTGMGTPGEVQVFHEVPPSSVFPMSLHDLGIAETLALAREVGVTAEVVIVGVEGGEIEAFSRELTPEVEAAVPEACRRVLQMVEE comes from the coding sequence CGTATTATCACCTGCGGAAACCCCTATATGGGCAATGACGGCGTCGGCCATGCCGTGATGGAAGCGCTCTCTGCAGATCACCCTGAACTCGATATCATCGACGGGGGGCTTGGCGGGTTTGGGCTCATCCCCCTGATGGAGGGCTACGACCGTATCGTCATCGTCGATGCGACGACCGGGATGGGAACTCCCGGCGAGGTGCAGGTCTTCCACGAGGTGCCCCCCTCCTCGGTCTTCCCGATGTCTCTTCATGACCTCGGGATCGCCGAGACGCTCGCCCTTGCCCGCGAGGTCGGGGTGACCGCCGAGGTGGTCATCGTCGGGGTCGAGGGGGGGGAGATCGAGGCGTTCTCACGCGAGTTGACTCCTGAGGTGGAGGCGGCCGTCCCTGAGGCGTGCCGGCGGGTGCTCCAGATGGTGGAGGAGTAA